In Scyliorhinus torazame isolate Kashiwa2021f chromosome 9, sScyTor2.1, whole genome shotgun sequence, a single window of DNA contains:
- the LOC140429962 gene encoding ribonuclease H-like, translating into MFIHNIKKGQKRNEPVNKTELVNAWVLYTDGSKVKEDEEQARWAFGLKYSGKKVVEKQGIIIGSAQTADVEGVLQGLKECQQRKLQEVTVVTDSFFVQQGLEKELKFWKLNGWMNGRNKLLEQKEQREEIDKILADMEIQIIHQKAHTKGTGELCKGNQEVDELARLRMIILGSLGTQRPTFKW; encoded by the coding sequence atgtttattcataacattaaaaaggggcAGAAACGCAATGAACCAGTTAATAAAACGGAGTTGGTGAATGCTTGGGTATTATATACTGATGGTAGTAAAGTCAAGGAGGACGAAGAACAAGCCAGATGGGCATTCGGTTTAAAATATTCAGGAAAGAAAGTAGTGGAGAAACAGGGAATAATCATTGGGTCAGCTCAGACAGCCGATGTAGAGGGAGTATTGCAAGGGTTAAAGGAGTGTCAGCAGAGAAAGCTGCAGGAAGTAACCGTTGTCACCGATAGCTTTTTTGTGCAGCAAGGATTGGAGAAAGAATTGAAGTTTTGGAAACTAAACGGTTGGATGAACGGTAGAAATAAACTACTGGAACAGAAAGAACAGCGGGAAGAGATAGATAAAATTTTAGCAGATATGGAAATCCAGATAATTCATCAAAAAGCACACACAAAAGGAACTGGGGAGCTGTGTAAGGGGAATCAGGAAGTGGATGAATTAGCCAGACTTAGAATGATAATCTTGGGGAGCTTGGGAACACAGCGGCCGACCTTCAAATGGTAA